The region ATGGTCAGTTTAGCGCAGCTTAATGAAATGATGAGTCAGGCTGAAGCTGAAGGTGTTGAGTCAGCATCAATATTAGATCCCTTGTTACTGCCTATGGATACCGCTGTTAGTCAGTTTCAAGAAATTAATTTATCTGATTCTTTAGCACCCTATCTAATGAATGGAAATCCAGTTCAAGTTGCTGGCCTGATGGCGGATGAAATAGTGCGGATCACGATAGGTGACACACATAAGTTTGTGGGCATCGGTTCAATGAATGATGACGGTATGTTGGCACCGAAACGCTTAATTGTTATTCGAGAAGATGAAATCGATGTTTCATTGAATTAAGTTTGTTATCTATTGCGTATTTTACTGAAAATAGGTAAAATCCGCGCTCGCTTTAGCTGAGTTAGTGATTGGCTAAAGATTTTTAATGTAAATTTGGAGAGACAACATGTCACTAAATGCTGAACAAACTGCAACTATCCTAGCTGAATTTGGACGTTGTGAAAACGATACCGGTTCTACTGAAGTTCAGGTAGCTCTTTTAACTGCACAGATTAATCATCTGCAAGGTCACTTTAAAGAGCACAAGCACGACCATCACTCACGTCGTGGTCTTCTACGTATGGTTAATACCCGTCGTAAACTTCTTGCATACCTTAAGCGTACTGAAAATGTCCGTTACCAAGAATTGATCAAGAAGCTAGGTTTACGTCGTTAATATCGACTAAATTTAGAAAAAGGAGGCTTAGGCCTCCTTTTTTGTGCTTATCAGAAAAGCATGGGGAATGTCTGTGTGATAGTCCGTCACCTGAACTCTGGTAAGCGATTGCTTAATATCGCTATTTTACCCTCCTATTTTTGTTGTGCTTTCTGCTTATGGGCAGCGATGGCATAGGTTATCCTAAGTTTAGGTCAAATACTTTTGATGGTCGCCGTATTCTGTTTAATGTATTTTTCTTCAAATTCATCTTGTGGTATGGGCTTACTAAAATAGAACCCTTGTCCAATCTGACACTCATTATCATCAAGCCAATCAATTTGTTCTTTATTTTCAATTCCTTCTGCGACAATTTTTAAATTTAACTTTTTTCCTAACATTAAGATAGTAGAGGCAATAGCACTCTCTTGTGGAAGATCGGTCACAAAGCAGCGATCGATTTTCATTGTGGTAATAGGCAGATGCCGAAGATAGGACAGTGAGGAATAACCTGTTCCAAAATCGTCAACGGCGATCCCAAACCCTGCAGATTTAAGTTGCTGAAGTTTAGCGATTGCGAGTTCGATATCGTCCATTAAAGACGTTTCTGTTATTTCAATTTCTAATACATCTGGACTGATTTGGTATCTTAGTGCGAGTTGCTTAATATCTGACACCAAACTGGCATCGGCAAACTGTTGCGATGCAACATTGACGGCTATGGGTAAAACAAAATTGTATTTTATTTTCCATTCACGTAATGTTTTACAGGCTTCTTCGATGACCCAGCGTCCAATAGGTATAATGATCCCTGTTTCCTCAGCCACAGGAATAAATGATAAGGGGCTGATTAAACGTCCATCTTTTTTCCATCTTATTAATGCTTCACAAGAGAGTATTTTCCCTGTTTTAATGTCGAACTTAGGTTGATAGTGGAGTAAGAATTCATTATTTTTCAGTGCATGATGCAGCGAAGCTTCGGTTCTTAGCCTTACCGCTGCACGTTCTGTCATTTGTTGTTTGAAAAAGGCCCATTGATTAGAGCCTGCTGCTTTAGCGCTGTACATGGCAATATCGGCGTGACGGATAAGATCTTCTGCAGTAATACCATCATCGGGGTAAATGGATATTCCCACTGATGCCGCAGGATGTATGGTATGTTCATTTAGCTCCATAGGGCAGTTTAATTGGCTAAGCAGATTATCGACAAAGTCAGCGGCTTGATCCGGTGTTTGAAGTTCATCGGCTAAAATAACAAACTCATCGCCTCCAAGTCTAGCGACGGTTCCCTTGTCGCCGAGGACTCGTTCTAATACCCGTGCAATTCGTGCTAGAAACTTGTCACCTAACGCATGGCCTAAAGAGTCATTAACATTTTTGAACCTATCGAGATCGATAAATACCAGACTAAATTGTTTTTTGTGAACTCGAGCACGCTGAATCGTGACTGCAATGGTTTCAAGCAATAATGTTCGATTAGGCAAGCTGGTTAATGGATCTCGGGTGGCCATTTTTCTTAGTTTGCTTTGTGTTTGGCCAAATTGCACTAATATTTGGTTAAATTTTGATGTGACTAAGCCGAGCTCATCGTCGACGTGAGATTTATCAATAGGCAGTAAATATTTATCAGGTGATTCTGGTTCTATTTTATCGATAGCTTCACTTATCTGAGCAATCGGGCGGGTGAGAAACCGGTGAAATACAATGGAGAGAACAAGGGTGATAAGCAGTGCCCGAGCGAGCGTGGCGATTAAGCTGAATTTAAGTTGAGAAAATAATGAATCCGTTAATCCTTGCGTGTCATAAAAGATCGTTAACGTGCCGATAAGTTGTTCTCTATCATTAAATTCATTACGAAATGGCCTTGTAAGAGAGCGAGATATTTCTTTGATATCACCAAAGAGACGATGGCTTAATTTTTCAAAAATACTGGGGCTGGAGCTCATCATAGAAACAGAAACAAACATAGAACCATCGTCGAGTTTTATTACAGCTGAGCCCACATGCTGGACTTTAAGGATCCCTTCAAGTGTTTGTTTGGCTAAGTTATCATCCAGTGCCCATACTGCGTTTGCTGCTGGTTGCTCTACTGAGTCAAGAAGCTCTTTTTGTGACGATTTAAGTTGATCCCTTGCCGAAACGCCAACGAGTGCGACTTCGACGATAAAAATAGCAATAGCGAAGAAAAGGGCTGAAAAAACCACTAAACTAGTCTGTTTCCAAGTAAGAGATTTAAAGCTGGTGGACATACGCCTATCCTTTTTTTAGGGCGTTGATACTCAAAAACTCTCTTTTAGGCCAGTTCCATAACAAAATATTCTTGAAACTGCCCACTTTAGAGAAAACTTTTATCTTTGTCATCACTCTATGCTCTTTATCTCTTGAATAGAGATGAAGTATACTTGTTCGTGAAATTAAGGTTATTAAATTTAAGGAATGGTTCACGTGAATCCAATCGTAAAAAGTTTTGAATATGGTCAACATACAGTCACCTTGGAAACTGGGGTTATTGCCCGTCAGGCAAATGCAGCTGTTTTAGCAAGTATGGGTGATACCACAGTATTAGTCACTGTCGTTGGAAAGAAAGCAGAAGACGTGGGCCGAGACTTTTTTCCTTTAACGGTTAACTATCAGGAAAGAACATACGCTGCGGGTAAAATCCCCGGTGGTTTCTTTAAACGTGAAGGTCGTCCTTCAGAAAATGAAACTTTGATTGCACGTCTAATTGACCGTCCAATCCGCCCTCTTTTCCCGAATGGGTTCAAAAATGAAGTTCAGGTCATCATTACAGTGGTGTCTGTTGATCCAGAGATCAATCCTGATGTTATCTCTATGATTGGTACTTCTGCTGCATTGAGCATTTCAGATCTACCATTTAATGGTCCGCTAGGTGTTGCCCGTGTTGGTTATACTAATGGCGAATACATATTAAACCCAAATGTTAGCCAGTTAGCTGAAAGTGATTTAGACCTTGTTGTTGCTGGTACACATGGCGCAGTGTTGATGGTTGAATCTGAAGCTGCCTCTTTGCCTGAAGAAGTGATGCTTGGTGGTGTTGTTTACGGGCATGATCAACAACAAGTCGTTATTAATGCAATTAACGAATTGACAGCAGAAGCCGGTAAAACTAAATGGGATTGGCAAGCAGCTGTCGCTGATGCTGATTTAGTTGAAAAAATAAAGTCTCTTGCAGAAGCTGGTTTTTCAGAAGCATATCAGATCACTGCTAAGCATGAGCGTCGTGATGCGGTTGTTGCACTTAAACATAAAGTGGTTGCGACATTGCTTGAAGAGAACGCGGATATCGATTTACGTGAAGTCGATAAGTTACTTGGCAGCTTAGAGAAAAAAGTCGTACGTGGCCGTATCATTTCAGGTAGCCCTCGTATCGATGGTCGTGAGCCTGATATGGTGCGTGCACTTAATGTCATGGCGGGTGTGCTCCCGCGCA is a window of Shewanella sp. VB17 DNA encoding:
- the rpsO gene encoding 30S ribosomal protein S15, with translation MSLNAEQTATILAEFGRCENDTGSTEVQVALLTAQINHLQGHFKEHKHDHHSRRGLLRMVNTRRKLLAYLKRTENVRYQELIKKLGLRR
- a CDS encoding bifunctional diguanylate cyclase/phosphodiesterase, with translation MSTSFKSLTWKQTSLVVFSALFFAIAIFIVEVALVGVSARDQLKSSQKELLDSVEQPAANAVWALDDNLAKQTLEGILKVQHVGSAVIKLDDGSMFVSVSMMSSSPSIFEKLSHRLFGDIKEISRSLTRPFRNEFNDREQLIGTLTIFYDTQGLTDSLFSQLKFSLIATLARALLITLVLSIVFHRFLTRPIAQISEAIDKIEPESPDKYLLPIDKSHVDDELGLVTSKFNQILVQFGQTQSKLRKMATRDPLTSLPNRTLLLETIAVTIQRARVHKKQFSLVFIDLDRFKNVNDSLGHALGDKFLARIARVLERVLGDKGTVARLGGDEFVILADELQTPDQAADFVDNLLSQLNCPMELNEHTIHPAASVGISIYPDDGITAEDLIRHADIAMYSAKAAGSNQWAFFKQQMTERAAVRLRTEASLHHALKNNEFLLHYQPKFDIKTGKILSCEALIRWKKDGRLISPLSFIPVAEETGIIIPIGRWVIEEACKTLREWKIKYNFVLPIAVNVASQQFADASLVSDIKQLALRYQISPDVLEIEITETSLMDDIELAIAKLQQLKSAGFGIAVDDFGTGYSSLSYLRHLPITTMKIDRCFVTDLPQESAIASTILMLGKKLNLKIVAEGIENKEQIDWLDDNECQIGQGFYFSKPIPQDEFEEKYIKQNTATIKSI